Sequence from the Opisthocomus hoazin isolate bOpiHoa1 chromosome 24, bOpiHoa1.hap1, whole genome shotgun sequence genome:
TGGACATAGAGTAACGTGTTATAAACCATGCCCAAAAGTCAGAGcgctctgaaaataaaataactcaCGGTACCCTTTCCCCTTCAGTGCTTTGCTTTGAGAATATCGACACACAGTGAAACTAGTTTGCGTgatacctctcctctttcacagcTGCCGGTAACGTTCGCGCCGAAGGGCGTTTGTTTCTGAACATCTTTATCACccgccttcctgccttccttcgtGGAATAGGACACGCCTGGCACAGGCTAGCAGAGTAAGGATCGCTGTGTCCTTGCGTAACAGAGGACGTCAGTAACAGCCTGAGATTAACATGGAAATAAGACCCTGCAGGCTGCAATTACGTTTTCCTCACATACAAATCGTTCTTTATATAGCAGTGTCTGGCACCGTAGTCCACCACAGAACAGCTACTACCCGACAGAAACACATACCAGCCGTCAGAGTACCAGGTTAAAGAGTCTGCGCAAGATGAACGGGAGTGAAAAGTAAAGTAATGCGACAGAGCAAAGACGGGGACGCCGAGATGGGTGACGGTACAAGTCGCTGAGTCCCGTACCATAATAGTCGCAAGGCTGCTGCGCTGGCAGGCACCCAAGTCCAGCCAGCAGCGAGACTGGGAACATATTCCCGGTAGGCAAAAACACACACGTGTCCAGCAACACAAATcaacacagaaaacacacagtacgCAGCCTGAACGGTACAAGCGGCTGAAACCTCTTCCTCTTCTCCGGCAGATCATTTTGGGAGTGTGCTGGTAGAGTATATTCATATAAACATAGACGTGTATGCACACGCAAACATTATGAATCCCTTCAGTGGCTGGCCTTAAACACACAAGTTTGTCCGGTAGCTAGCCGCTGGCTTTCCCAGCGCTGGGGCACACAAATGCCCGAGGTCGGCAGTACTACTCTACTCGCTGTTACTCAAATCTTCTCACAGAGAAGGAGCgacaaagacagagagagacacagagagagagacacagagagagcCAAAAACTACAAGTGGAGTTCAGTGAGACGGGACAGACTGGAGAGATAAAGGCTACCAATCAGCAACACGTTCACACACAACCACCTTCTTCACCCTGCTTCTCCTTACGTGTTTCCACGGTTTTTGCTCCTAGGCCACTTTGACTCCTTCCCCACCTTTGGCGCTTCTCTTAAACAGCCCATAAGACATCTCACACATTCCCACAATCCCCTAAAAAGGATCCCACAGTGGGCTTTACACATCCCTCGTATGCTCTTCCACCATATGCCGCCATCAGGCAAACACCCTCAAAGGTGGGGATCTTCCTCGATCTGTAGGCACGCCGGGAGCCCCCGCGCCTCACTCTGGAAGGGACCCAGGCCAAGACCGAGGCCTGGACCCAGGGGCCGACCCCAGTCCTCAAAAAGCActgggagcagcccagccagggCGGCATCACGCTGGTTCGGCCATCGGAGTGCCCCGTCTACGGTCGCTCCTCCGCCCCTTTGGGTTACAGTGACCGGCCCTTACTCACACAGCTAAGCGGTAGCACAGTCCAAGTTCCTTACGCAGAACTGATCTCGGAGCGTTACCGCCTCCTGTCAGGAGCACTAGCGCTCGTGCGGCGGGTGCTTCGGCTGCCCGCGGGTGGACGGGAAGCGCGCGGGGCTCTCTACGAGACAGTCCGCTCGTCCCCAGGGCAGCCAGCAGAGGCCCACCGCGGCGGCGTGCCCGGCCCTTCCGCCGCCACCACACCGACCGCGGCTCCCCGAGAAGCAGGCAGGCTCGCCACCGCGCCGGTCCTgccgcgggggccggcggggccgcgccccCTCACCGCCCCCAACCCCCACCATCTccatccccttcctcccccctcacCGGCGGCGAGCACCAACCGCCTCAGCGCAGTATGAATTTGGCGCCTTACCTTCTTATTGGCCAGTATCCGTCGCCAATAGACTCCGGGCAAGCGCGGTGGCGTCTCACTGGCGACCAGTCAGCAAAAACTTTCTTCCGGCAGACGCACCAATAGCGAGGCGCGGTGGCGCTGTCCAATGAGCTGAGCCCTACTTTGCGGAAGGTCATAAAAAGCCTGGGTGCGGGCACTGCGGCCTCACTTTGCCGCAGAGCTCCGGTGGAGGGGGTTTCGCGCCCAGAGCGTAGCGAGGCGCCATGTCTGGCCGTGGCAAGAGCGGCGGTAAGGCCCGAGCTAAGGCCAAGTCTCGCTCGTCCCGGGCTGGGCTGCAGTTCCCGGTCGGGCGCGTTCACCGGCTGCTGCGGCGCGGGCACTACGCGGAGCGGGTGGGGGCCGGCGCGCCCGTGTACCTGGCCGCCGTGCTGGAGTACCTGACGGCCGAGATCCTGGAGCTGGCGGGCAACGCGGCGCGCGACAACAAGAAGACGCGCATCATCCCCCGTCACCTGCAGCTGGCGGTGCGCAACGACGAGGAGCTCAACAAGCTGCTGGGCGGCGTCACCATCGCGCAGGGCGGCGTTCTGCCCAACATCCAGGCCGTGCTGCTGCCCAAGAAgacgggcggcggcggcggcgcgggccccACCAAGGCCGGCAAGAAGGGCAGCGGGCAGCAGTCGCAGGAGTACTAGGACGGCCGGAcggccgacccccccccccccccccccccccggcaccacACAAAGGCCCTTTTCAGGGCCACCCCCATTGCTCACTGGGAGAGCTGCGAtccgcggggagggggagggggggtgggatgTGGAGGGGGGCGCGTCTCTGTCCCGTCGTCGTGTCTAGaggcagcaccggccccgctaGCCGGGGGCTGCCTGCCCGGCCACCGGGCACGCTGCGGGGCCTCGGAGCGCTGGCATCCACAGTCGGCTGGCAGCCGAGCAGCAGTGACGAATCGGCCCGCCAAAGTCCAGTCAGAAAAACTGTGCACAGAAGAGCTGCTCCGTAAAGACTTACTACACTTACACTGGGGTGGTTATAATTTAACTGTATTTATCATCTGTTGCATTCAGTGGACGTTGCATAGAGAATAAACAATGCTTCGTTTCCAAAATGGGACCCCAGTAAAGCGCCATTTCGGTGTTCCTACAAGGCACTGTAACACACGAGCCCAGCCGAGAGGATGACGACCCGGTAGCGAGCACAAGGAGCCACGGTAAAGGGAGAGGGCTAACAGTTACAGAGAAAGGCACAATAGCCCATATTCAGGCTCCCTCTTCCGCTCCCCCTTGACTGATTAGGGTAGATGAACGACTGTGTCACATTACCCTTGTAGACAGGCATACAAGGGAAACTAGACGCCGTCTGCTTCCCAATTTATTACTGGCCAATTGACAAATTTATATCTTACAACTGCAAAATTAATTCCTTACCTTAACTGAGGCCTACGATGTACACTGTACCTGTGCTACTTTACTATGAGGAACCCAGTATTTGGAACCTAATAGCGGTCTTCCTCGCCAGCGTTCCGACGAGTGAACAGGCCCAAATAATAGTAATGACTACTGGAAGTACTTCAGTATGTCACAGTTGAGTCTGGTTATAATCTGTAATGAGTGCCTTGTTCCTAAATGGAACAGGAGAACgcttacagatttttttattagggtttttttttttcaactttctggCTACAAAAATTGTTGAAAAAACTTCATGGAGACACTTGCGATTTAGAGAAACGCAGAAGGGGATGAAAACCCTGAACAGCGTAAACTATTCAAATTAGTCCACTTAGTATTTCAAGTTTTTGCGCCCAAACATCAGATAAGACCGGTGTGAACGCTTAAATAAATCCCTTCCTCCAAAGGAGGATGCTAGCATAGCTGCAAAGGCTTGCTCGAGTGGTAGCCATCGTGCTGACCACACCACAGGTTTAGCGTGCATCGTTGAGCTGCCTTGCCACGCTAAGGATATGCTTAGCTCCCTTGTTCAGAAGTAAACTAGCTAGTTCAACACCAAggttctctgcagcttcctgggcCTGACCAGGGACATTCTTGGCTGTGATGCCAACGTGCTGCACATCGTCATTTGGTCCATCTTCGTTCTGCAAATACAAACACCTCAACATAAGGCAGCAGGAAGGAGCAGGCCGTGAATAGTTTAAGCCGTACATGAAACGGGGTAAAATCGGTGGTCTGAAGAGCCTCGAAAACAGTGCGCTGTTACAGTTTCCACAGAACCAGACCAAAAGCAAAAGAGAGATTTCAAATGGTCTGGTTTTGCAATTCAGCTTCAAGTTTGGATTTTGGCGCCACCGTGGTTCACGTACCTCTCGGGGATAATTAACACCGGTCTGCATAGTGTCCTTCAGGCTATCAGATCCATCCAAACTGTAGACCGCTCCTGTCAAATACAACTGGAAAAGACGTACAGAAGGGATTCGTACCGCGCTGACAAACAAACAGGAAGCCAAcaacccccttttttaaaaaaacacgcAACATACAAAGCTAAGTCCGGACGGGAACGCTTTTGTAGTGCGGTGGGATCAGCCAGATATAAGAAAAGTAATCCCTGGTACAGAAGGTGTGCTTGCCAAGGAAAAAGCCAAACGTTTTGCTAGCTTCCCACCTCCTCAATCACACTCCATTGTGTAAGGTCAGAAGCGAGACTTTCAGATCCGAGGGCAACACTACCTTTCAAGAAGCAGGGGGAGGAACTCCGGTGCTCATTATACGGGCATTTTCTAGAAGACCGAGCTTCAGTAGCCAGACCCATGCACATACTCCCGCTTCGGACACAAACCCAGAAGGCTCCAGACAGGAGCCTATCTGCCCTAATTAGCCATCGAGAAATCTGCTGGAGTTACCGTCAGGGAACGTACacgcactggaacaggtttccagaAATAATCCCACACAAATACAAAATGCTCCTCACCTGGCCATCTTTCAGCACGGTGTTGACGGCGACGGGGACGCTACATCCACCCTCCTAAAACAGAAAGCAGCTGACGCCGAGGCTCCTACCCGACACGTTCAAAGCAGACGCCTCTAAAAAGTTCAGGCTGCACACAGCCCTGCCTACCGCTCTTCAGGCCCTTCTCTATTCAGAAGTAATCTTCACCTCACAATTTTAGGGAAGCGTAACACATTTCCCATGCTATGGCGTCAGGTCGAGTAGCAGAGCAGTGTTTACTGCTACAGGCAGAACAGCATGGATGCCACACCTACCAAATGTTTCATGAAGGCTCTCTCCGCAATGCAGCGTAACACGGTGTCTGCATCGTGCAGGGCAGACACCATATTCAGTATCTCTTGGTCCTTGGCACGAACTTCCACTGCTAAGGCGCCCTATAAGAAGAAGAAACACGCGATGTATCATAATAATTCCTCAACTTCATGCATCGCGGTGTGCACTCAGCACCGGTCACGAGACAGAACTCGGAGGCTTGGATGCATCGCACTAAGGGAGCGCTGTGTAGACATTTacagaaaggaagtacaaaacaaCCCACTGGTCGCAGCGACATCCTATAGCAACTGCTGTAAAGGGAAGATCCGAACCTACGTTAGCCAAGCGTTCAAGATCATGCCGTCACC
This genomic interval carries:
- the H2AX gene encoding histone H2AX, with the protein product MSGRGKSGGKARAKAKSRSSRAGLQFPVGRVHRLLRRGHYAERVGAGAPVYLAAVLEYLTAEILELAGNAARDNKKTRIIPRHLQLAVRNDEELNKLLGGVTIAQGGVLPNIQAVLLPKKTGGGGGAGPTKAGKKGSGQQSQEY